A genomic stretch from Psilocybe cubensis strain MGC-MH-2018 chromosome 1, whole genome shotgun sequence includes:
- a CDS encoding Polyporopepsin: MIIAHFTIPELVLTEKESAALYFISALSDVVIAGLLCYFLKVSNSRTKIPATRLVLKDVFHYVIATGILTSACEIGAVIAYFIRPNGLYFAAIHFSLGRLYTNSLLAALNARKKMKDRLQPRGPNIVRGVNSHGSTITQPNMHTVSIKAAEGDDFDGKPPQYALPGDCDKSGETVLLKVPTTNLIEKSEHREVGVQDTSTSPNIMIKGNQLPFEILAHIFQLYVDEDNKASYDIRPMGAFPLGAVCRMWRHVAWACPKLWASLQTFHVRQATTHGQIQLAVEWLSRSGQYPLTIFLRGYILSDSSDNMRAQMKVGALLIPLMDAISHSLNRLHTLGLIGLPGSTVSRLSWASVPATALKRLYLDTPQSTCLLDLSSSAPSFLNMQTMSLDALTINWNNLTEYGAAEMVLDDVLQVLALAPRIAVCHIVDLEKSDDFPLQSTGRPVVCHELTNLYVNPMYHTEDVVSELLQKITCPKLDGCTIDDDATLQPSTVLDFLHRSCCPITGLVLGEEICSGEDLYRIATAFPSLTTIWMRKLDDWMGVESSLSLLPFFNALCVEFRYDSQTHPVLLPQLKIFTVDTRNPIPWGKLPGFRHKRLFTSDGECNGYEVVRPGLEKITMYTEYGYFQPQMDSERRTGEGEAENSKQPPLGLIRDWQSFSELVKLAAEVRLDLQVKGRDLFYLSYVALKSVVGEAPDDVKQFMEGRPVPMDINDSGASSPFTFKGVLRLHWPIMLKTIFFIALLVVELAGNPILVERSPINLPISRRANITGGLDLLKRDRARVGYIKTQAVSRGPADLRSVRDFFDFIDYDGVGYVAKVGVGYPTTYFKSSNTWIGAGRPYEKTFTSHKTTYRVELNYGSGSIFGDEYIDNLFLTPSHVVARQSIGVVNKAKGFEGVDGILGIGPVNLTLGTLSDNSIRVPTVTDNLFSQGTISSNEIGITFQPTTATDEHGAKGVITWGRPDSHWFTGNISYISLTNKFPSSEFWGFDHSIRYGSSTTILSSGTGVVDTGATFILLARDAFNRYQAATNSQPDSNTGLLKLPASSYNSLESLFFSAGEHTFEFTSNAQIWPRSLNADIGGVAGSIYLIVADAGTPYPYGDVAYGYVFLQRFYCVYDTANRRLGLAETEFTRDTSN; encoded by the exons ATGATCATCGCGCATTTCACTATTCCGGAGCTGGTTTTAACTGAGAAAGAGTCGGCGGCTCTTTATTTCATCAGTGCTCTTT CCGACGTCGTGATTGCTGGGTTGCTGTGTTATTTTTTGAAAGTTTCGAATAGTCGTACAAAAATTCCAGC AACACGTCTAGTACTGAAAGACGTCTTTCATTACGTGATCGCAACGGGTATTCTTACAAGTGCATGTGAGATCGGAGCTGTAATTGCA TATTTCATACGACCAAATGGCCTTTACTTTGCT GCAATACACTTTTCATTAGGGAGATTGTACACCAACTCGCTACTTGCAGC ATTAAATGCTCGTAAGAAAATGAAGGACAGGCTCCAACCAAGAGGTCCCAATATTGTTCGAGGTGTCAATAGTCACGGGTCGACCATCACGCAGCCAAATATGCATACAGTATCCATAAAGGCGGCTGAAGGTGATGATTTTGATGGCAAACCTCCACAG TACGCCCTACCAGGAGATTGCGATAAATCCGGTGAAACTGTCTTATTGAAGGTGCCAACCACTAACCTCATCGAAAAATCCGAACATCGAGAAGTCGGAGTCCAGGATACCAGCACATCACCGAATATCATGATCAAAGGCAATCAACTGCCTTTCGAGATTCTTGCTCACATATTTCAGCTATACGTCGATGAAGACAATAAGGCATCTTATGACATTCGTCCAATGGGTGCTTTTCCTCTCGGCGCTGTCTGTCGAATGTGGCGTCATGTTGCTTGGGCGTGTCCTAAACTTTGGGCTTCACTTCAAACCTTCCACGTACGACAAGCGACAACGCATGGACAAATTCAACTAGCAGTTGAGTGGCTTAGCCGTTCGGGCCAATATCCCCTGACTATCTTTCTTCGTGGATATATTCTCTCTGATTCAAGTGACAATATGCGTGCTCAAATGAAGGTTGGAGCACTTCTTATCCCTTTAATGGATGCCATCAGCCATTCCCTGAATCGGCTACATACTCTCGGATTAATTGGGCTTCCGGGATCGACAGTTTCCCGACTCAGCTGGGCATCTGTTCCAGCAACAGCGCTAAAGCGTCTGTATCTGGACACCCCTCAAAGCACATGCCTTCTCGATCTTTCATCCTCTGCGCCATCCTTCCTTAATATGCAAACTATGTCgctggacgcactcaccatCAACTGGAACAACCTTACTGAATACGGGGCGGCCGAAATGGTCCTAGACGATGTGCTTCAAGTGCTTGCACTTGCTCCTCGAATAGCAGTATGTCACATAGTCGATCTTGAAAAAAGTGACGACTTCCCATTGCAAAGCACTGGCCGTCCCGTCGTATGCCATGAACTGACAAATCTTTACGTCAATCCAATGTACCACACCGAAGATGTGGTCTCTGAGCTCCTCCAAAAGATTACATGCCCTAAGCTCGATGGTTGCActatcgacgacgatgcAACACTGCAACCTTCTACGGTGCTAGATTTTCTGCATAGGTCATGTTGCCCCATCACCGGCCTCGTGCTCGGCGAAGAAATCTGCTCGGGAGAGGACCTCTACCGTATCGCAACCGCCTTCCCATCACTCACAACTATCTGGATGCGCAAGTTGGACGATTGGATGGGTGTGGAGTCGTCTCTATCTCTCTTGCCGTTTTTCAACGCTCTTTGCGTGGAATTTCGATACGACTCACAAACACATCCCGTGCTACTTCCGCAACTGAAAATTTTCACAGTTGATACCCGTAATCCAATTCCATGGGGAAAGCTTCCTGGCTTCCGTCATAAGCGTTTGTTTACGAGTGATGGCGAGTGTAACGGGTACGAGGTTGTCAGGCCAGGCTTGGAAAAAATTACCATGTACACAGAGTACGGCTACTTCCAGCCACAAATGGACTCTGAGCGTCGTACTGGCGAGGGAGAGGCCGAAAATTCCAAGCAACCCCCCCTTGGTTTGATTCGAGATTGGCAGTCCTTTTCGGAGCTTGTCAAGCTCGCTGCTGAAGTTCGCCTGGATTTGCAAGTGAAGGGGCGCGATTTATTCTACCTGTCGTATGTTGCGCTCAAAAGCGTTGTTGGGGAGGCCCCAGATGATGTGAAGCAGTTTATGGAGGGAAGGCCGGTCCCAATGGATATAAATGATTCTGGGGCG TCCAGCCCGTTTACCTTCAAAGGCGTACTTCGACTCCATTGGCCTATCATGCTGAAAACAATTTTCTTTATCGCACTCCTGGTAGTCGAGTTGGCAGGGAACCCAATACTCGTTGAAAGGTCCCCTATTAACCTACCCATATCTCGTCGGGCAAACATCACGGGTGGTCTTGACCTCTTGAAGCGTGACCGTGCCCGGGTCGGATACATTAAAACACAGGCCGTCTCGAGAGGACCTGCAGATTTGCGGTCTGTTCGCGATTTTTTCGATTTCATTGACTACGACGGGGTTGGCTACGTTGCCAAGGTCGGCGTTGGTTACCCAACTACATATT TCAAAAGTTCAAACACATGGATTGGAGCCGGCCGACCATACGAGAAAACCTTTACCAGTCACAAGACTACGTACCGGGTG GAACTCAATTATGGATCGGGATCCATCTTTGGAGACGAATATATTGACAACTTATTCCTGACTCCGAGCCACGTAGTCGCACGGCAATCTATAGGAGTTGTTAACAAG GCGAAAGGATTTGAGGGTGTGGATGGTATACTAGG AATCGGTCCTGTTAATCTTACTTTGGGAACCTTGTCTGACAATAGCATTCGAGTCCCAACTGTGACGGACAACCTTTTCTCACAAGGGACAATTTCTTCCAATGAAATCGGAATAACCTTCCAGCCAACCACTGCAACTGATGAACATGGTGCTAAAGGAGTAATAACCTGGG GCAGACCCGACTCGCACTGGTTCACAGGCAATATTTCCTACAT ATCGTTGACGAACAAATTTCCTTCCTCTGAATTCTGGGGGTTCGACCATTCTATCCGATATGGCTCATCGACCACAATTCTGTCCTCTGGAACTGGAGTCGTCGATACAG GTGCCACCTTTATTCTGCTCGCCCGAGATGCATTTAACAGATACCAGGCTGCTACAAACAGTCAGCCCGATAGCAATACTGGCTTATTAAAGCTACCGGCTTCCAGTTACAACAGTCTAGAAAGCTTATTTTTCTCTGCAGGAGAA CATACTTTTGAATTTACTTCCAATGCGCAAATATGGCCTCGATCGCTAAACGCTGACATAGGCGGAGTCGCTGGAAGCATTTATCTCATTGTTGCGGATGCGGGAACTCCGTACCCCTATGGAGACGTTGCTTACGGCTATGTTTTTCTTCAACGATTTTATTGTGTATACGATACCGCAAACAGGCGCCTGGGTCTTGCAGAGACAGAGTTTACAAGAGATACATCCAATTAG
- a CDS encoding (+)-neomenthol dehydrogenase: protein MSKIILVTGGNAGIGLALVRLLAEKGHIVYIGSRNEEAGKKIKDELISEGLTTVKDVQLDVTQVASIQAAKDKIEQAEGRLDVLVNNAGISRMDAQQIATSVEVSVMRDTMETNFFGLVQTTTTLLPLLRKSPQAVILNVSMEMGSNTLMSRPEYQFLHKFVAYNTSKAAMNSYTVALAYELKDAGIKVNAVCPGFCSTKLNFFAEGGKTAKEGAELLLPYALLDKDGITGKFVDSRGDDSIW, encoded by the exons ATGTCTAAAATCATCCTCGTAACTG GCGGAAATGCTGGCATAGGTCTTGCCCTTGTCCGGCTTCTGGCAGAGAAGGGCCACATCGTCTATATCGGTTCTAGAAATGAAGAGGCCGGTAAAAAAATCAA AGATGAGCTTATCAGTGAAGGATTGACAACCGTCAAGGACGTTCAACTTGACGTTACTCAAGTCGCAAGCATCCAAGCTGCTAAGGACAAGATCGAGCAAGCTGAGGGAAGGCTCGACGTGCTCGTCAACAATGCAGGCATCAGCAGAATGGATGCTCAGCAAATCGCTACATCAGTCGAAGTTTCCGTGATGAGAGATACGATGGAAACCAACTTCTTCGGACTCGTACAGACGACCACCACActtcttcccctcctccgcAAATCCCCTCAGGCCGTTATTTTGAATGTCAGCATGGAAATGGGATCCAACACACTCATGTCACGCCCTGAATACCAATTCCTCCACAAATTCGTCGCTTACAACACAAGCAAGGCTGCGATGAATTCATATACGGTAGCTTTGGCCTACGAGTTGAAGGACGCAGGTATCAAAGTGAATGCGGTATGCCCCGGATTTTGCTCTACCAAGCTCAATTTCTTTGCGGAGGGCGGAAAGACCGCAAAGGAAGGAGCAGAGCTTCTGCTGCCTTATGCCTTGCTGGACAAAGACGGAATCACTGGCAAATTTGTTGACTCGAGGGGCGATGACTCCATATGGTAG
- a CDS encoding Dephospho-CoA kinase, which produces MLKASNVPIVDADVIAREVVEPGMPALEKIKKAFGDDVLLPDGALDRKKLGSIIFNDEGKRKQLNAIVHPAVRKAMLWQVLAFWIRGHKYCVMDVPLLIEGGLWQLVAQVVVVYCSEELQLQRLMLRDGSSREDATSRLKSQLPITEKVAYADIVIDNSGSKQDLERHIDGLLQKLEKQSGWSWRLSWLVPPIGLLRALWILLWRRVARRPKRSSK; this is translated from the exons ATGCTCAAAGCGTCCAACGTCCCCATCGTCGACGCCGATGTGATTGCGCGCGAAGTAGTCGAACCTGGGATGCCTGCGCTGGAGAAGATTAAGAAGGCGTTTGGGGATGACGTACTTCTTCCTGACGGCGCGCTTGACAGGAAGAAACTTGGGAGCATCATTTTCAACGACGAGGGCAAGCGGAAGCAGTTGAATGCGATAGTTCATCCTGCTGTGAGAAAGGCAATGCTCTGGCAAGTACTTGCGTTCTGGATAAGAGGGCACAAGTATTGCGTAATGGACGTTCCTCTGCTGATTGAAGGCGGGCTATGGCAGTTGGTTGCTCAGGTCGTTGTGGTGTACTG CTCCGAGGAACTGCAGTTGCAGCGGCTCATGCTCAGGGACGGATCGTCACGCGAAGATGCGACATCCCGTCTCAAATCCCAACTTCCAATCACGGAGAAAGTTGCCTACGCTGATATTGTCATCGACAATTCTGGTTCTAAACAAGACCTCGAACGACACATTGATGGCCTGCTACAGAAACTGGAGAAGCAATCAGGTTGGTCATGGCGATTGAGCTGGTTGGTACCGCCGATAGGCTTGCTTAGAGCCCTTTGGATACTATTATGGAGACGGGTGGCCCGTCGACCTAAACGATCTTCAAAATAA
- a CDS encoding Pyruvate dehydrogenase E1 component subunit alpha, mitochondrial, producing MSLGKGGLMHIFIPSIVGAQVPNGAGVSFAQKYMGEKTCTFALYDDGASNRGQVFEAYNMAKFTGMGTSAARSSSNTEYFKRGDKIPGLQVNRMDILATKHAVEYARKWTVDNQNGPLLLEFVTYRYGGHSMFDPGTTYRTREEVQRMRSTQDPICSLQKYIEEWGVANEQELKQLDRKAKAEVDATVEEAKASPEPLLTFAVLH from the exons ATGTCGCTTGGAAAGGGTGGTTTGATGCACATCTTTATCCCTTCTATTGTCGGTGCTCAAGTACCCAATGGTGCTGGTGTCAGCTTCGCCCAGAAGTACATGGGCGAGAAGACCTGCACTTTCGCTCTGTATGATGATGGGGCCAGCAACCGGGGACAGGTGTTTGAAGCCTACAACATG GCCAAATT TACGGGTATGGGTACCTCTGCCGCCCGCTCGTCCTCCAACACCGAGTACTTTAAGCGCGGTGACAAAATCCCTGGTCTCCAG GTTAACAGAATGGATATTCTCGCCACCAAGCATGCTGTTGAGTATGCCAGGAAGTGGACTGTCGACAACCAGAATGGTCCTCTTCTCCTTGAATTCGTGACATACCGCTATGGAGGACACTC CATGTTCGACCCAGGAACCACCTACCGTACCCGTGAGGAAGTCCAGCGTATGCGTTCTACCCAGGACCCCATCTGTAGTCTCCAGAAATACATCGAAGAGTGGGGTGTTGCGAACGAGCAGGAGCTTAAGCAGCTTGACAGGAAGGCCAAGGCTGAGGTCGACGCCACCGTCGAGGAGGCCAAGGCCAGCCCTGAACCATTGCTCACGTTTGCCGTCTTACATTGA